The Melopsittacus undulatus isolate bMelUnd1 chromosome 12, bMelUnd1.mat.Z, whole genome shotgun sequence genome has a segment encoding these proteins:
- the CRYBB2 gene encoding beta-crystallin B2, with translation MMASEHQMPASKQQQGSSKIAIFEQENFQGRCHELSGACPNLKEAGVDKVGSILVHSGPWVGYEQAGCKGEQFVFEKGEYPRWDSWTNSRRSDSITSLRPIKVDSQEHKIVLYENPSFTGKKIEIIDDDVPSFHAHGYQEKVSSVRVQSGTWVGYQYPGYRGYQYLFEKGDYKDSSDFGAQHPQIQSVRRIRDMQWHQRGAYHPTN, from the exons ATGATGGCTTCCGAGCACCAAATGCCAGCctccaagcagcagcaaggcagctCCAAG ATCGCGATCTTCGAGCAGGAGAACTTCCAGGGCCGCTGCCATGAGCTCAGCGGCGCCTGCCCCAACCTGAAGGAAGCCGGCGTGGACAAAGTGGGCTCCATCCTCGTGCACTCCGGACC CTGGGTGGGCTACGAGCAGGCAGGCTGCAAGGGGGAGCAGTTTGTGTTTGAGAAGGGGGAGTACCCGCGCTGGGACTCCTGGACCAACAGCCGGAGAAGCGACAGCATCACTTCCCTGCGCCCCATCAAAGTG GACAGCCAGGAGCACAAGATCGTGCTGTATGAGAACCCCAGCTTCACCGGCAAGAAGATCGAGATCATAGACGACGACGTGCCCAGCTTCCATGCACATGGATACCAGGAGAAGGTCTCATCCGTGCGGGTGCAGAGCGGCAC GTGGGTGGGATACCAGTACCCCGGCTACAGAGGCTACCAGTACCTGTTTGAGAAGGGGGACTACAAGGACAGCTCAGATTTCggggctcagcacccccagATCCAGTCGGTCAGGCGCATCCGGGACATGCAGTGGCACCAGCGCGGCGCCTACCACCCCACCAACTGA
- the CRYBB3 gene encoding beta-crystallin B3 has translation MTEQQSPPEQMVTGEGAGERGGTYKVIIYELENFQGKKCELTEELPNIAEKELEKVGSIQVESGPWLGFERQAFAGEQFVLEKGDYPRWDSWSNSHNSDSLMSIRPLQIDSPDHKIHLFENAGYTGRKMEIVDDDVPSLWAHGFQDRVASVRALNGTWVGYEYPGYRGRQHVFEKGEYRHWNDWDANQPRIQSVRRVRDQQWHQRGSFEES, from the exons ATGACCGAGCAGCAAAGTCCCCCCGAGCAGATGGTGACCGGGGAGGGAGCTGGCGAGCGAGGAGGCACTTACAAG GTCATCATCTATGAGCTGGAGAACTTCCAGGGCAAGAAGTGTGAGCTGACCGAGGAGCTCCCGAACATTGCcgagaaggagctggagaaggtgGGATCCATCCAGGTGGAGTCTGGACC GTGGCTGGGCTTTGAGCGCCAAGCCTTTGCCGGGGAGCAGTTTGTGCTGGAGAAGGGGGATTACCCACGCTGGGACTCCTGGTCCAACAGCCACAACAGCGACAGCCTCATGTCCATCCGCCCGCTCCAGATC GACAGCCCTGACCACAAGATTCACCTCTTTGAGAATGCAGGATACACCGGGCGGAAGATGGAGATCGTGGATGATGATGTCCCCAGTCTCTGGGCCCACGGCTTCCAGGACCGCGTGGCCAGCGTCAGGGCCCTGAATGGAAC gtgGGTTGGCTACGAGTACCCCGGGTACCGGGGCCGGCAGCACGTGTTCGAGAAGGGCGAGTACCGGCACTGGAACGACTGGGATGCCAACCAGCCCCGCATCCAGTCCGTGCGCCGCGTGCGGGACCAGCAGTGGCACCAGCGCGGCAGCTTCGAGGAGAGCTGA
- the KIAA1671 gene encoding uncharacterized protein KIAA1671 homolog isoform X3 gives MTYSLWAALIRRIDQLKQCFSRQPAGAKDTDTLVQEPDSQYGTWNNPRHSGDSFVPESPSLENDVISARKQPPNSHPSSLSSQTEAASLADHHDFSKDQRSTSLDRSSTDMDSTDGTDLPPSGDTYPDEKTTDFSFIDQTTVLDSSALKTRVQLSKKRRRRAPISHSLRRSRGLEFENRFSLTEEPDSTWMFKDSTEEKQTMQQEDSDEGDKVQHPARSPSVQAQRLPVFPGMDHSVLKAQLRRRQGSESPAEVSSAQPFKSPKPQAQLGTPGGRVLPSSVEKEDRSEEKSPQWLKELKSKKRQSHYENQV, from the exons ATGACTTACTCCCTGTGGGCAGCACTCATTCGTCGGATA GATCAGCTGAAGCAGTGCTTCTCCAGACAGCCTGCGGGAGCCAAGGATACCGACACGCTCGTGCAGGAGCCCGACAGCCAGTACGGCACCTGGAACAACCCACGGCACAGCGGGGACAG CTTTGTGCCCGAATCTCCTTCCTTGGAAAACGATGTCATTTCAGCAAGAAAGCAGCCTCCGAACAGCCACCCATCCTCACTGTCCTCACAGACTGAAGCTGCCTCCCTGGCTGATCACCATGACTTCTCTAAAGACCAAAGGAGCACCAGTCTGGATCGATCCAGCACTGACATGGACTCTACTGATGGCACAGATTTACCTCCTTCGGGAGACACCTACCCTGATGAAAAGACCACTGACTTCTCTTTCATTGAT CAAACCACTGTTCTGGACTCCAGTGCTCTGAAAACGCGTGTGCAGCTCAGCAAGAAGAGACGGCGCCGGGCGCCCATTTCCCACTCCCTTAGAAGAAGCAGAGGGCTGGAGTTTgagaacagattttctttgaCAGAAGAACCAGACAGTACCTGGATGTTTAAAGATTCCACAG AAGAGAAGCAAACTATGCAACAGGAGGACTCCGATGAGGGAGACAAGGTCCAGCATCCTGCGAGGTCCCCGTCTGTACAGGCCCAGAGACTCCCCGTGTTTCCAGGAATGGATCATTCTGTTCTCAAG GCCCAGCTGCGGAGAAGACAAGGGTCGGAGAGCCCTGCTGAAGTGAGTTCTGCTCAGCCCTTCAAATCCCCTAAACCACAAGCGCAGCTCGGAACTCCCGGTGGCAGAGTGCTGCCCTCCAGTGTAGAGAAGGAGGACAG GTCAGAAGAAAAGTCTCCTCAGtggctgaaggagctgaaatCAAAGAAGAGACAGAGCCATTATGAGAATCAGGTTTGA
- the KIAA1671 gene encoding uncharacterized protein KIAA1671 homolog isoform X2 yields the protein MEYYYCPRLLKLLQYLWDQLKQCFSRQPAGAKDTDTLVQEPDSQYGTWNNPRHSGDSFVPESPSLENDVISARKQPPNSHPSSLSSQTEAASLADHHDFSKDQRSTSLDRSSTDMDSTDGTDLPPSGDTYPDEKTTDFSFIDQTTVLDSSALKTRVQLSKKRRRRAPISHSLRRSRGLEFENRFSLTEEPDSTWMFKDSTEEKQTMQQEDSDEGDKVQHPARSPSVQAQRLPVFPGMDHSVLKAQLRRRQGSESPAEVSSAQPFKSPKPQAQLGTPGGRVLPSSVEKEDRSEEKSPQWLKELKSKKRQSHYENQV from the exons GATCAGCTGAAGCAGTGCTTCTCCAGACAGCCTGCGGGAGCCAAGGATACCGACACGCTCGTGCAGGAGCCCGACAGCCAGTACGGCACCTGGAACAACCCACGGCACAGCGGGGACAG CTTTGTGCCCGAATCTCCTTCCTTGGAAAACGATGTCATTTCAGCAAGAAAGCAGCCTCCGAACAGCCACCCATCCTCACTGTCCTCACAGACTGAAGCTGCCTCCCTGGCTGATCACCATGACTTCTCTAAAGACCAAAGGAGCACCAGTCTGGATCGATCCAGCACTGACATGGACTCTACTGATGGCACAGATTTACCTCCTTCGGGAGACACCTACCCTGATGAAAAGACCACTGACTTCTCTTTCATTGAT CAAACCACTGTTCTGGACTCCAGTGCTCTGAAAACGCGTGTGCAGCTCAGCAAGAAGAGACGGCGCCGGGCGCCCATTTCCCACTCCCTTAGAAGAAGCAGAGGGCTGGAGTTTgagaacagattttctttgaCAGAAGAACCAGACAGTACCTGGATGTTTAAAGATTCCACAG AAGAGAAGCAAACTATGCAACAGGAGGACTCCGATGAGGGAGACAAGGTCCAGCATCCTGCGAGGTCCCCGTCTGTACAGGCCCAGAGACTCCCCGTGTTTCCAGGAATGGATCATTCTGTTCTCAAG GCCCAGCTGCGGAGAAGACAAGGGTCGGAGAGCCCTGCTGAAGTGAGTTCTGCTCAGCCCTTCAAATCCCCTAAACCACAAGCGCAGCTCGGAACTCCCGGTGGCAGAGTGCTGCCCTCCAGTGTAGAGAAGGAGGACAG GTCAGAAGAAAAGTCTCCTCAGtggctgaaggagctgaaatCAAAGAAGAGACAGAGCCATTATGAGAATCAGGTTTGA